The proteins below are encoded in one region of Pseudobacteriovorax antillogorgiicola:
- a CDS encoding DUF3524 domain-containing protein, giving the protein MNTPKILVLSAYHATSHDYWYQQIEKIPWDWTLSSLPPRYYAWRARGNPLSFLNKDIDISRYDLILATSMVDLASMKGIFGELSNKPCLLYFHENQFAYPSQNQKGLLDIQITSIYSALAADGLAFNSSYNRDTFLQGVTNLLGSMPDFCPKDIPYQLKKKSWVIPVPLASPCPDNSIAKDPLHVVWNHRWEHDKGPERLYEFIKLALDAQPDLRFSIIGQQFRQIPPAFNKIRHEFANSICNWGFIEDRREYEAILDSASYILSTAHHDFQGLAVLEACLRGCLPILPRALAYPEFFSPQFTYPVTSDRVQSASNAVATLQNLQQMVPAAPGLNDILAATLLPRYKTWLQSFIPS; this is encoded by the coding sequence ATGAACACTCCGAAAATCCTTGTATTATCCGCCTATCATGCCACCAGCCATGACTACTGGTATCAGCAAATTGAAAAAATCCCATGGGATTGGACCCTTAGTTCCCTACCTCCTCGCTATTATGCGTGGCGTGCGCGAGGCAACCCGCTTTCTTTTTTGAATAAAGACATCGACATCTCTCGCTATGATTTGATTCTCGCTACCTCTATGGTAGATCTCGCTAGCATGAAAGGGATTTTTGGGGAACTAAGCAATAAACCCTGCTTACTCTATTTTCATGAGAATCAGTTTGCCTACCCTTCCCAAAATCAAAAGGGGCTTTTGGACATTCAAATTACAAGTATCTATAGTGCCTTGGCTGCTGATGGCCTAGCATTTAATTCGAGCTACAACCGAGATACTTTCTTACAGGGTGTCACCAACCTACTGGGCTCTATGCCCGATTTTTGCCCTAAAGACATTCCTTATCAACTTAAGAAGAAATCTTGGGTCATTCCCGTTCCGCTTGCCTCTCCCTGCCCAGACAACTCCATTGCAAAGGATCCGTTGCATGTAGTTTGGAACCATCGCTGGGAGCACGATAAAGGCCCTGAACGACTGTATGAATTTATTAAACTTGCCCTTGATGCTCAGCCGGATCTCCGATTCTCCATCATTGGCCAGCAGTTTCGCCAGATCCCACCAGCTTTCAACAAAATCCGTCATGAGTTTGCAAACTCCATCTGTAACTGGGGCTTTATTGAGGATAGGCGAGAATATGAAGCTATTTTAGATTCAGCAAGCTATATCTTATCCACTGCGCACCACGATTTTCAAGGTTTGGCGGTTTTAGAAGCTTGCTTGCGAGGCTGCCTGCCCATTCTACCAAGAGCTCTCGCCTATCCCGAATTTTTTAGTCCGCAATTTACCTATCCTGTCACGTCAGATCGGGTTCAATCGGCCAGCAATGCAGTCGCAACTTTGCAAAACCTGCAGCAAATGGTACCGGCAGCGCCTGGTCTCAACGATATATTGGCTGCCACACTCCTCCCTCGCTACAAAACATGGCTACAATCTTTCATTCCTTCGTAG
- a CDS encoding 3-isopropylmalate dehydratase small subunit — MNAITSVRGLSCHLPGSDIDTDQIIPARFLKQITFDHLGDQLFFDQRFSSPGTERSHPLNHRPKPSIIVADENFGCGSSREHAPQALKKYGIEAILALSFGPIFQTNCQQLGIPCLTLSPEVHNELKQCVFPRHLEICLESLQVSWGGRSKAVFLTQRFQDDLLAGTYDPLENLMKNADLAEQIHCKTELPIPSCNR; from the coding sequence ATGAATGCTATCACATCAGTCCGAGGTCTTAGTTGTCATCTGCCAGGTTCAGATATCGATACTGATCAGATTATTCCAGCTCGATTTTTGAAGCAGATCACCTTCGATCACCTTGGTGACCAGCTTTTTTTTGATCAACGGTTTAGCAGCCCTGGAACGGAACGCTCTCACCCATTAAATCACAGGCCAAAGCCTAGCATTATCGTTGCTGATGAAAATTTTGGCTGTGGCTCTAGCCGAGAACACGCTCCACAGGCCTTAAAGAAGTATGGTATTGAGGCGATTCTTGCGCTTTCCTTTGGGCCGATATTCCAAACTAACTGTCAGCAGCTAGGAATCCCATGTTTAACCTTGAGCCCAGAGGTTCATAATGAGCTGAAGCAGTGTGTTTTTCCTAGACACCTTGAGATTTGCTTAGAATCTCTGCAAGTGAGCTGGGGCGGAAGATCAAAAGCAGTATTTTTGACGCAAAGATTCCAGGATGACTTGCTCGCGGGCACTTATGACCCTCTCGAAAACCTGATGAAAAACGCTGATCTAGCTGAGCAGATTCACTGCAAAACAGAACTACCCATCCCTAGCTGCAACCGCTAG
- a CDS encoding alpha-amylase family glycosyl hydrolase, with protein sequence MKLLWMSLLFLIPLFAQGTPLNRPITDEVFYFIMTDRFENGDRQNDKGFDRKPYNDQDSLRDIMRHGYLPTDKGFYHGGDFKGIIKRLDYIQGLGVTSLWLSPIQKNQPVQGDGSIGGSSAGYHGYWITDFTTVDPHLGTEEDFKQLVDEAHKRGMKVFIDVITNHTADIISYHGCGDCPYRSRADYPYVTNKRGKTLNQGFVDGDLSKENFAKLTDPNFAYSPYVRDEPGEIKKPAWLNDVIYYHNRGNSTFSGENSLYGDFFGLDDLFTEHPRVVEGMIDIYKEWIRKYKIDGFRIDTVKHVNIEFWQQFVPAIRDYAKEQGIPHFFMFGEVFSAEPKILSKYTRDGRLDSVLDFAFQGSAKDIFADQQNLDKFANIFNADDLHRISSHPNHMLTFISNHDIGRLGHFILEAKNKGKFKLDPLRQVRLAHSFMFFARGVPVIYYGDEQGFTGDGGDKDARENMFPSQVDDYNDNKLLGTKKTTKDENFDPKHPLYRDIAKFSEIYKSHPVLRNGEQHNLASDQDGVFAFIRTLPELDDEYLVAFNLGAKPARLKWSRQKISDVFQGKIQGKNIIIAPQDFTIVKAPKESARLSNKNKAKVSLPEEDARVSGLFPFEVQIPGNGYHTVKFSMVNLKTNAETPLIVDHNRPYRAYIDSKDIPAGSKIRLRAEITPEGGSSFTLERETTVDGRTPTVFVHYENGNKRSEAFHVLSNGLSSFSQKVGDNGSYRFSWPNGVAGAMLLFSSREKGLSTFDQPIYIDFKNDVINKLKASDTDIVAHIYVNNQHEISDKPFSDSSKNPATLPYSPKAKAPFGQETLYVRGGMNAWQATTPLEYLGNFTYATSVELSSGLMEYKFADKSWTAQANFGAPISSEEGLQKSGGSGNLKLLLDENQKGTYRFELIHIPKEHLKNSKLDLSFFKISRL encoded by the coding sequence ATGAAGTTGTTATGGATGTCATTATTGTTTTTAATACCCTTGTTCGCCCAGGGAACCCCCCTGAATCGGCCCATCACGGACGAGGTTTTCTATTTTATCATGACCGATCGCTTTGAAAACGGCGATCGTCAGAATGACAAGGGCTTTGATCGGAAACCGTACAATGATCAAGACTCCCTTCGCGATATCATGCGCCATGGATACCTTCCCACAGACAAAGGCTTCTATCATGGTGGTGACTTCAAAGGCATCATCAAGCGCTTGGACTACATCCAAGGCTTAGGAGTGACGTCTCTGTGGTTATCCCCAATCCAAAAGAACCAGCCAGTGCAAGGAGACGGTAGCATTGGAGGCTCATCTGCCGGATATCATGGTTATTGGATTACTGATTTCACAACCGTTGACCCTCATCTGGGTACCGAAGAGGACTTCAAGCAACTGGTGGACGAAGCTCATAAACGAGGCATGAAAGTTTTTATCGATGTGATCACTAATCACACTGCGGATATCATCAGCTATCACGGTTGTGGCGATTGCCCCTATCGTAGTCGCGCTGACTATCCTTATGTCACCAATAAGCGCGGCAAGACCCTAAACCAAGGCTTTGTAGACGGTGACTTATCAAAGGAAAACTTCGCAAAGTTAACAGATCCAAACTTTGCATACTCACCATATGTCCGCGATGAGCCCGGCGAAATCAAAAAACCTGCTTGGCTCAACGATGTGATCTATTATCACAACCGCGGTAACTCCACATTCTCCGGAGAAAACTCGCTCTACGGCGACTTTTTCGGGCTTGACGATCTATTTACCGAGCATCCCCGGGTTGTGGAAGGTATGATCGACATTTATAAGGAGTGGATTCGCAAGTATAAGATCGACGGTTTCCGAATCGATACAGTCAAGCACGTGAATATTGAATTTTGGCAGCAATTCGTACCGGCGATTCGTGATTATGCTAAGGAACAAGGGATTCCACACTTTTTTATGTTTGGCGAGGTGTTTTCTGCCGAACCAAAGATACTTTCCAAGTATACTCGTGATGGGCGCCTTGATTCGGTTCTAGATTTTGCCTTCCAGGGCTCAGCCAAAGACATCTTTGCAGATCAACAAAACCTAGACAAGTTTGCGAATATCTTCAATGCCGACGACCTCCATCGGATCAGCAGCCACCCCAACCACATGTTAACTTTCATATCGAATCACGATATCGGGCGTCTGGGGCACTTTATTCTTGAAGCCAAGAATAAAGGCAAATTCAAACTGGACCCACTAAGACAAGTGCGCTTGGCCCACAGCTTCATGTTCTTTGCTCGCGGTGTTCCTGTCATTTACTATGGTGACGAGCAAGGCTTTACCGGTGATGGTGGTGACAAAGATGCACGGGAAAATATGTTCCCGAGCCAAGTGGATGATTACAATGACAACAAACTTCTCGGAACTAAGAAAACTACTAAGGATGAAAACTTTGATCCTAAGCACCCTCTTTACCGAGACATCGCCAAGTTTTCGGAAATCTACAAGAGCCACCCTGTGCTCCGCAACGGCGAGCAGCACAACCTTGCTAGCGATCAAGATGGGGTATTTGCCTTCATCCGAACCCTTCCAGAATTGGATGACGAGTATCTGGTTGCGTTTAACCTAGGGGCAAAGCCTGCTCGCTTGAAATGGTCTCGCCAGAAGATTAGCGATGTCTTCCAAGGTAAGATTCAGGGCAAGAATATCATTATTGCTCCGCAAGACTTCACCATTGTGAAGGCTCCTAAAGAATCAGCCCGATTGAGCAACAAAAACAAAGCCAAGGTCTCGCTTCCCGAAGAGGATGCACGAGTATCCGGTCTGTTTCCATTTGAAGTTCAAATTCCAGGGAATGGCTATCATACAGTTAAATTTTCCATGGTAAACCTCAAGACAAATGCAGAAACGCCGCTGATCGTGGATCACAATCGCCCTTACCGAGCCTATATCGATTCAAAAGACATTCCAGCAGGTAGCAAGATACGTCTCCGTGCTGAGATCACACCGGAAGGTGGCTCTTCGTTTACCTTGGAACGGGAAACAACTGTTGACGGCCGCACCCCCACTGTTTTCGTTCACTACGAAAATGGTAATAAGCGTAGCGAAGCGTTTCATGTCCTGAGCAATGGCCTTAGTTCCTTTAGCCAGAAAGTTGGCGACAATGGTAGCTATCGATTCTCATGGCCCAATGGTGTAGCAGGAGCCATGCTCTTGTTCTCAAGCCGAGAGAAGGGTTTGAGTACATTCGATCAGCCAATCTATATTGACTTTAAGAATGACGTGATCAACAAGCTAAAGGCCAGCGACACCGATATCGTGGCCCATATTTATGTGAACAATCAACACGAGATCAGTGATAAACCATTTTCCGACAGCTCCAAGAATCCGGCCACCCTACCATATTCTCCCAAGGCTAAAGCACCTTTCGGCCAAGAAACACTCTACGTTCGCGGTGGAATGAATGCCTGGCAAGCCACAACCCCATTAGAGTACTTGGGCAACTTCACCTATGCAACCAGCGTAGAACTTAGCTCAGGCTTGATGGAGTATAAGTTTGCTGACAAGTCATGGACAGCCCAAGCGAACTTCGGTGCACCGATTAGCTCGGAAGAAGGTCTGCAAAAATCAGGTGGTAGTGGCAACCTGAAGCTTCTCCTCGACGAAAATCAAAAGGGAACCTATCGCTTTGAGCTGATCCATATTCCCAAAGAGCATTTAAAGAACAGCAAGCTTGATTTGAGCTTTTTCAAAATCAGCCGACTATAA